The Bacteroidales bacterium genome includes a region encoding these proteins:
- a CDS encoding sodium ion-translocating decarboxylase subunit beta, which yields MGEFIDFLSANLADFWTYTGFANATTGHIIMILIGLVFIYLAIAKEFEPMLLIPIGFGMLIGNIPFNMDAGLQVGIYEEGSVLNILYGGVKSGWYPPLIFLGIGAMTDFSALISNPKLLLIGAAAQFGIFGAYIIALAMGFDPMQAAAIGIIGGADGPTAIFLSSKLAPNLMGAIAVSAYSYMALVPVIQPPIMRLLTNKNERLIRMKAPRAVSHTEKVIFPIVGLLLTCFLVPSGLPLLGMLFFGNLLKESGVTRRLAETARGPLIDTITILLGVTVGASTQASEFLTLDSVKIFALGALSFVIATASGILFVKFFNLFLKKDNKINPLIGNSGVSAVPDSARISQAVGLEYDPTNYLLMHAMGPNVAGVIGSAVAAGILLGFLI from the coding sequence ATGGGAGAGTTTATTGATTTCTTAAGTGCGAACCTTGCCGACTTCTGGACATATACCGGTTTTGCTAATGCAACAACTGGTCATATAATAATGATTCTTATCGGTTTGGTTTTCATATACTTGGCAATTGCCAAAGAGTTTGAACCTATGTTGCTTATTCCCATAGGTTTTGGTATGCTTATTGGAAATATACCATTTAATATGGATGCTGGTCTTCAGGTGGGAATATATGAAGAGGGTTCAGTATTGAACATTTTATATGGCGGTGTTAAATCTGGTTGGTATCCTCCTTTGATTTTTTTGGGTATTGGAGCCATGACAGACTTTTCAGCGCTTATATCAAATCCTAAATTACTGCTAATTGGTGCCGCAGCTCAATTTGGTATATTTGGTGCCTATATAATTGCTTTGGCTATGGGATTTGATCCAATGCAGGCAGCTGCAATTGGTATTATTGGTGGTGCAGATGGTCCTACTGCTATATTCTTGTCATCTAAACTTGCTCCTAATTTGATGGGTGCGATTGCGGTTTCGGCATACTCATATATGGCTTTAGTTCCTGTTATTCAACCTCCTATTATGCGTTTGTTGACTAACAAAAATGAGCGTTTAATAAGAATGAAAGCTCCTCGTGCTGTATCACACACAGAGAAAGTTATATTCCCAATAGTAGGATTATTACTAACTTGTTTCCTTGTTCCTTCAGGTTTACCTCTGTTAGGAATGTTATTCTTTGGAAACTTATTGAAAGAGAGTGGTGTTACTCGCCGTTTGGCTGAGACAGCCCGCGGTCCGTTGATTGACACTATTACAATTTTATTAGGAGTTACTGTTGGAGCTTCAACTCAAGCATCGGAGTTCTTGACGTTAGATTCTGTTAAGATTTTTGCTCTTGGTGCATTATCATTTGTTATTGCAACAGCATCAGGAATCTTATTTGTTAAGTTCTTCAACCTATTCCTCAAGAAGGATAATAAAATTAATCCTCTTATTGGAAATTCCGGAGTATCAGCAGTTCCTGACTCAGCACGTATATCTCAAGCAGTTGGATTGGAATATGACCCAACTAACTACTTATTAATGCACGCAATGGGACCTAACGTTGCTGGTGTTATAGGTTCGGCAGTTGCAGCTGGTATATTGTTAGGATTCTTAATTTAA
- a CDS encoding biotin/lipoyl-binding protein: protein MKEYKYIINGNPYKVSISDINDNIAHVEVNGTSYKVELEKAPVIASAKPVVVKQQAVAPTKPATQTTVVNKPVAPAGKSGVKSPLPGVILDIKVNVGDTVKKGQTIIILEAMKMENNINADKDGTVTAISVNKGDSVLEGSVLVTIE, encoded by the coding sequence ATGAAAGAATATAAATATATTATTAATGGTAACCCATACAAGGTTTCTATTAGCGATATTAACGATAATATTGCTCACGTAGAGGTTAACGGAACCTCTTATAAAGTTGAATTGGAGAAGGCTCCTGTTATTGCTTCTGCAAAACCTGTTGTGGTAAAACAACAAGCTGTTGCTCCTACTAAACCTGCAACACAAACAACAGTAGTTAATAAACCTGTGGCTCCTGCTGGTAAGTCGGGGGTTAAATCACCACTCCCCGGTGTTATCCTTGACATTAAGGTTAATGTTGGTGATACTGTTAAAAAGGGACAAACAATTATCATTCTTGAGGCTATGAAAATGGAAAATAACATTAATGCCGATAAAGATGGTACTGTTACTGCTATTAGTGTAAATAAAGGAGACTCTGTTCTTGAAGGCAGTGTTCTCGTAACTATTGAATAG
- a CDS encoding OadG family protein, translating to MNNRIRKYIYICMSVFLGITSISCNKSEKSNASKLVINEVLIKNETNFQDDYGQHSAWIEIFNKSYGSENLAACYINVKNDLGEKSYFIPKGDVLTIVKPRQHALFWADGQPNRGTFHLNCILDENSDNYIELLDSGKKLLDSVTVPAGKVGVDCSWARITDGGTKWEIKGGDSGKYVTPSTNNQTLDSNPKKDKFSTLDKYGYGMAISAMTVVFSGLLILFILFKFIAKTSIYLSKRNAMKAKGVTCEKEAKEKKLGEAQGEVIAAISMALHEMQNSDHDYEETVLTITRVKRSYSPWSSKIYSLRETPNRK from the coding sequence ATGAATAACAGAATAAGAAAGTATATCTATATCTGTATGTCCGTGTTTTTGGGCATTACATCTATTTCGTGCAATAAAAGCGAAAAGAGTAATGCTTCAAAACTCGTAATCAACGAAGTATTAATCAAAAATGAAACAAATTTTCAGGATGATTACGGACAACATAGTGCATGGATAGAGATATTCAATAAATCGTATGGCAGCGAGAACCTTGCTGCTTGTTACATTAATGTAAAGAATGATCTGGGAGAGAAATCTTATTTTATTCCCAAAGGCGATGTTCTTACCATTGTAAAACCTCGTCAACACGCACTTTTTTGGGCTGATGGACAACCTAATCGAGGAACATTTCATTTAAATTGCATTTTAGATGAAAATAGCGACAATTATATAGAACTACTTGATTCAGGTAAAAAATTATTAGATTCGGTTACTGTTCCTGCTGGAAAAGTTGGTGTTGATTGTTCTTGGGCTCGTATTACTGATGGTGGTACAAAGTGGGAAATTAAAGGTGGAGATAGTGGTAAATACGTTACACCAAGTACAAATAACCAAACTTTGGATAGCAATCCAAAAAAGGATAAATTCTCGACTCTTGACAAATATGGTTATGGTATGGCTATATCGGCTATGACTGTTGTATTTTCAGGATTATTGATATTGTTCATTTTGTTCAAATTTATTGCTAAAACGTCAATATATTTGAGCAAACGCAATGCAATGAAAGCCAAAGGTGTTACATGCGAGAAAGAGGCTAAAGAGAAAAAACTTGGAGAGGCTCAAGGTGAGGTTATTGCTGCTATTTCAATGGCATTACACGAAATGCAAAATAGTGACCACGACTACGAAGAGACAGTTCTTACTATTACTCGTGTTAAACGCAGTTACTCGCCATGGAGTTCTAAGATTTATTCATTAAGAGAGACTCCTAATAGAAAATAA